The Burkholderia ambifaria AMMD genome has a segment encoding these proteins:
- the mprF gene encoding bifunctional lysylphosphatidylglycerol flippase/synthetase MprF encodes MSSRHSGPPGRAAAALARVSTLIRNERVLSPLLALGIGLLLIVVFQHLSESVDYRSVIRQLRHMSVGEWGASLAATALSYLALVARDAVGLRYVAAKVPRAALWIGSIAGSALGNATGFGALTGGAVRARVYGVSGVTPAQIGRMTVFTSGTLALALVLMTAVGMVCVPQTLAAMLHVAPGVLTWSGAALLVVLAVVVALCGNTARPVVTRFKWLAFDVPARRDLVAQVVYAVLDVVAAGLTLWVLLPVAPVGFPTFITVYAAALLLGMIGHTPGGIGVFEAAMVFTLGREVPAHAMVAALIAYRAIYFGVPLVLSAGLLAGFEGRALRRRLVSRQAARVSQLAPLFLSLVTFAVGGMLVISSATPAFWHRIAILRNIVPLWVLEGSQVICSVLGVALLFVARGLLRRLDGAWWMTFALTLASLALSLAKGLAFVEAGVLGTLLVLLLVSRRRFSRHSSLLAERFTVSWFVSVTMVLILAVWVLCFAFRDVPYTRDLWSHFSFDARAPRALRATLASGVFVALFALWQLLRPAPGRFVKPVAQDLLDAEQIIRAQECSDAGLALMGDKSFLFSESRRAFLMYAKNGRTWAALHDPVGPREEWPALISKFIALAHAHSGRAAFYQVRANALPLYLDAGLTLMKLGEEAHIALDRFDLKGSNRSHLRYALRRGDKDALSVEVIAPCDVPAALPALRDISDGWLDSRDAREKSFSVAAFHDGYLATQSVMLVRQADKPIAFVTFMTTDLNTEATVGVMRHLPEASPYAMEYLFTQLALHLKEAGFLKLSLGIAPFSGMGAAKMPSPWHRFGLMVWRFGGRFYNFRGLRAFKSKFEPHWEPRYLAASGSVGVFVTLADLSLLAGGRRS; translated from the coding sequence ATGTCTTCCCGCCACTCTGGTCCGCCCGGCCGCGCCGCGGCGGCGCTCGCCCGTGTGTCGACGCTGATCCGCAACGAGCGCGTGCTGTCGCCGCTGCTCGCGCTCGGCATCGGCCTGCTGCTGATCGTGGTTTTCCAGCACCTGTCCGAATCCGTCGACTACCGGTCGGTGATCCGCCAGCTGCGCCACATGTCCGTCGGCGAATGGGGCGCATCGCTCGCCGCGACGGCCCTCAGCTATCTCGCGCTCGTCGCCCGCGATGCGGTGGGCCTACGCTACGTCGCCGCGAAGGTGCCGCGCGCCGCGCTGTGGATCGGCTCGATCGCCGGCTCCGCGCTCGGCAACGCGACCGGCTTCGGCGCGCTCACGGGCGGCGCCGTGCGCGCGCGCGTGTACGGCGTGTCGGGCGTCACGCCCGCGCAGATCGGCCGGATGACGGTATTCACCAGCGGCACGCTCGCACTCGCGCTGGTGCTGATGACGGCGGTCGGCATGGTCTGCGTGCCGCAGACGCTCGCCGCGATGCTGCATGTCGCACCGGGTGTGCTCACGTGGAGCGGCGCCGCGCTGCTCGTGGTGCTGGCCGTTGTGGTCGCGCTGTGCGGCAACACCGCGCGTCCGGTCGTCACGCGCTTCAAATGGCTCGCGTTCGACGTGCCGGCACGGCGCGACCTCGTCGCGCAGGTCGTCTACGCGGTGCTCGACGTCGTGGCCGCCGGCCTGACGCTGTGGGTGTTGCTGCCGGTCGCGCCGGTCGGCTTCCCGACCTTCATCACGGTCTACGCGGCCGCGCTGCTGCTCGGGATGATCGGTCATACGCCGGGCGGGATCGGCGTGTTCGAAGCCGCGATGGTGTTCACGCTGGGCCGCGAAGTGCCCGCGCACGCAATGGTCGCCGCGCTGATCGCCTATCGCGCGATCTACTTCGGCGTGCCGCTCGTGCTGTCGGCCGGCCTGCTGGCCGGCTTCGAGGGCCGCGCGCTGCGGCGCCGGCTCGTGTCGCGGCAGGCCGCGCGCGTGTCGCAACTGGCGCCGCTGTTCCTGAGCCTCGTGACCTTCGCGGTCGGCGGGATGCTGGTGATCTCGAGCGCGACGCCCGCGTTCTGGCATCGGATCGCGATCCTGCGCAACATCGTGCCGCTGTGGGTGCTCGAAGGCTCGCAGGTGATCTGCAGCGTGCTGGGTGTCGCGCTGCTGTTCGTCGCGCGCGGGCTGCTGCGCCGGCTGGACGGCGCGTGGTGGATGACCTTCGCGCTGACGCTCGCGAGCCTCGCGCTGTCGCTGGCGAAGGGCCTCGCGTTCGTCGAGGCCGGCGTGCTCGGCACGCTGCTGGTGCTGCTGCTCGTCAGCCGCCGCCGCTTCAGCCGGCATTCGTCGCTGCTCGCCGAGCGCTTCACGGTGAGCTGGTTCGTGTCGGTGACGATGGTGCTGATCCTCGCGGTGTGGGTGCTGTGCTTCGCGTTCCGCGATGTGCCGTACACGCGCGATCTGTGGTCGCATTTCTCGTTCGACGCACGGGCGCCGCGCGCGCTGCGCGCCACGCTCGCGTCCGGCGTGTTCGTCGCGCTGTTCGCGCTGTGGCAGCTGCTGCGCCCCGCGCCGGGCCGTTTCGTGAAGCCGGTCGCGCAGGATCTGCTCGACGCCGAGCAGATCATCCGCGCGCAGGAGTGCAGCGATGCGGGCCTCGCGCTGATGGGCGACAAGTCGTTCCTGTTCTCCGAATCGCGCCGCGCGTTCCTGATGTACGCGAAAAACGGCCGCACGTGGGCCGCGCTGCACGATCCGGTCGGCCCGCGCGAGGAATGGCCGGCGCTGATCAGCAAGTTCATTGCGCTGGCGCATGCGCACAGCGGCCGCGCGGCGTTCTACCAGGTGCGCGCGAACGCGCTGCCGCTGTACCTCGACGCGGGGCTCACGCTGATGAAGCTCGGCGAGGAAGCGCACATCGCGCTCGACCGGTTCGACCTGAAGGGCTCGAACCGTTCGCACCTGCGCTACGCGCTGCGCCGCGGCGACAAGGACGCGCTGAGTGTCGAGGTGATCGCGCCGTGCGACGTGCCGGCCGCGCTGCCGGCGCTGCGCGACATCTCGGACGGCTGGCTCGACAGCCGCGATGCGCGCGAGAAGAGCTTCTCGGTGGCCGCGTTCCACGACGGCTATCTCGCGACGCAGTCGGTGATGCTGGTGCGCCAGGCCGACAAGCCGATCGCGTTCGTCACGTTCATGACGACCGACCTCAACACCGAGGCGACGGTCGGCGTGATGCGTCACCTGCCGGAAGCGTCGCCGTATGCGATGGAGTATCTGTTTACGCAGCTCGCGCTGCATCTGAAGGAAGCGGGGTTCCTCAAGCTGAGCCTGGGTATCGCGCCGTTCTCGGGGATGGGGGCGGCGAAGATGCCGTCGCCGTGGCACCGGTTCGGGCTGATGGTCTGGCGCTTCGGCGGCCGCTTCTACAACTTCCGTGGCTTGCGTGCATTCAAGAGCAAGTTCGAGCCGCACTGGGAGCCGCGCTATCTCGCGGCCTCGGGCTCGGTCGGCGTGTTCGTCACGCTCGCGGACCTGTCCCTGCTGGCTGGAGGTCGGCGCTCATGA
- a CDS encoding virulence factor family protein: MMLKKGIAQAAVACAGMMLAGAALAAQPAAAKPETVSGGRYGPVTVTKPSGPLRGFVVLFSRERGWGAADQQAADALAKAGAMTVGVDSARYAANLAAKQETCHHLDGDAEAVSHQLERLAQSARYYTPIVAGVGQGGAIAKQILSMAPENTIAGVVSVQPAAKLDARFKPCPPDPTIVRRAMPGFVETAAAGDTAKLVSLVTSHLHDTSSNDELDVSDLPLVELPAKGGSDRLAIVISGDGGWRDLDKTIAEALQRDGVSVVGIDSLRYFWSEKPPAQVSRDLARVMRTYMARWHANRVALVGYSFGADVMPFAYNRLPADLRDKVAVMSLLGFAPAADFQIRVTGWLGMPASDKAMKVAPEIAKVPPSLVQCFYGAEEQDTMCPALANTGADVIKTGGDHHFGHDYIALEKKILGAFGKPVAAR, translated from the coding sequence ATGATGTTGAAGAAGGGTATCGCGCAGGCGGCGGTCGCCTGTGCGGGAATGATGCTGGCCGGCGCCGCACTCGCGGCGCAGCCGGCGGCGGCGAAACCGGAAACCGTGTCGGGCGGCCGCTACGGCCCCGTGACCGTGACGAAGCCGAGCGGTCCGCTGCGCGGCTTCGTCGTGCTGTTCTCGCGTGAGCGCGGCTGGGGTGCCGCCGACCAGCAGGCGGCCGACGCGCTCGCGAAAGCGGGCGCGATGACGGTCGGCGTGGATTCGGCGCGCTATGCGGCGAATCTCGCCGCGAAGCAGGAAACCTGTCACCATCTCGACGGCGACGCCGAGGCAGTCAGCCACCAGCTCGAACGCCTCGCGCAATCGGCGCGTTACTACACGCCGATCGTCGCGGGCGTGGGCCAGGGCGGCGCGATCGCGAAGCAGATCCTGTCGATGGCGCCGGAGAATACGATCGCTGGCGTCGTGTCGGTCCAGCCGGCGGCGAAGCTCGATGCGCGCTTCAAGCCGTGCCCGCCCGATCCGACGATCGTGCGCCGCGCGATGCCGGGCTTCGTCGAAACGGCCGCGGCCGGCGACACCGCGAAGCTCGTGTCGCTCGTCACGTCGCACCTGCACGACACCAGCAGCAACGACGAGCTCGACGTGTCGGACCTGCCGCTCGTCGAGCTGCCGGCCAAGGGCGGCAGCGACCGCCTCGCGATCGTGATCTCGGGCGACGGCGGCTGGCGCGATCTCGACAAGACGATCGCCGAGGCGCTGCAGCGCGACGGCGTGTCGGTGGTCGGCATCGACAGCCTGCGCTATTTCTGGAGCGAGAAGCCGCCCGCACAGGTGAGCCGCGACCTCGCGCGCGTGATGCGCACGTACATGGCGCGCTGGCATGCGAACCGCGTGGCGCTGGTCGGCTACTCGTTCGGCGCGGACGTGATGCCGTTCGCGTACAACCGGCTGCCGGCCGACCTGCGTGACAAGGTCGCGGTGATGTCGCTGCTCGGTTTCGCGCCGGCGGCGGATTTCCAGATCCGCGTGACGGGCTGGCTCGGGATGCCGGCGAGCGACAAGGCGATGAAGGTCGCGCCGGAAATCGCGAAGGTGCCGCCGTCGCTCGTGCAGTGCTTCTACGGCGCGGAAGAGCAGGACACGATGTGCCCGGCGCTCGCGAATACCGGCGCCGACGTGATCAAGACGGGCGGCGACCACCACTTCGGCCACGACTACATCGCGCTCGAGAAGAAGATCCTCGGCGCGTTCGGCAAGCCGGTGGCGGCGCGCTGA